A section of the Deinococcus aerolatus genome encodes:
- a CDS encoding phospholipase A2 yields the protein MRLLLLPAALLSLTLMACGQTTPHAASSSAASPTAADAYAQRPELQDAGSQAILQRYGDDPGLLEALQEAYGERPTDLSLPSVPALTGQDLASDRLAYIKRTGWGSVSNYNNQYAAYAFTGLPYPGLSWTRDGCSAPDGLGLGYREDFRPACNVHDFGYRNLKVYQRTDSNRKTTDEAFYTNMKAICAAKSWYKRPACYSAAYAYYQAVRVGGGDSF from the coding sequence ATGCGCCTACTGCTGCTGCCCGCCGCCCTGCTGTCCCTTACCCTGATGGCCTGTGGTCAGACTACGCCCCATGCAGCCTCCTCCAGCGCGGCCTCCCCCACCGCCGCCGATGCCTATGCCCAGCGCCCCGAGCTGCAGGACGCCGGCAGTCAGGCCATCTTGCAGCGGTACGGCGATGATCCGGGCCTGCTCGAGGCCCTGCAGGAGGCCTACGGGGAGCGGCCCACCGACCTGAGCCTGCCCAGCGTGCCCGCGCTGACCGGGCAGGACTTGGCCAGTGATCGGCTGGCGTACATCAAACGCACCGGCTGGGGCAGCGTGAGCAACTACAACAACCAGTACGCGGCCTACGCCTTCACCGGCCTCCCGTACCCCGGATTGAGCTGGACCCGCGACGGCTGCAGCGCCCCCGACGGCCTGGGCCTGGGCTACCGCGAGGATTTCCGCCCGGCCTGCAACGTCCATGACTTTGGCTACCGCAACCTGAAGGTCTACCAGCGCACCGACAGCAACCGCAAGACCACCGACGAGGCCTTTTACACCAACATGAAAGCCATCTGCGCTGCCAAAAGCTGGTACAAGCGTCCGGCGTGTTACAGCGCCGCCTACGCGTACTACCAGGCCGTGCGGGTTGGGGGCGGGGACAGCTTCTAA
- the ppk1 gene encoding polyphosphate kinase 1, with product MSRAKSPASLTEPAPPRAKRHRKKPEPQGLGETRTHSTVANVESRYLNRELSWLAFNERVLAEARDVRNPPLERLKYAAICGSNLDEFFMVRVAGIHRQIAAGVNTPGLDGLSPRETLALVRERTQSMLREIEKTTRKVLKLLMDEGVKLTRVADLGKRARASLREHYLAEIQPVLTPLVVDPSHPFPYLSNLSLNLAILLRGGGHDDTDFARVKVPVGVLPRVVVIGDALLMLEDVIAAHIGELFKGREVLAAHVFRVTRNTDYEFEEEEAEDLLATIEDGLRRRRFGSAVRLEVVRETPIKLVTFLQERLRLAPEDIFLLEGPLGSADLMGLPVERPDLAFAAYAPAVPDLDGDEEDGVFDTLRQGDVLLHHPYDGFANILDFIEEASRDPQVLAIKQTLYRTGDDPRLLAALRNAAENGKQVVALIELKARFDEQRNISWARKLERAGAHVVYGMAGLKTHAKVTLVVRREEGGLRRYVHIGTGNYNPKTARLYTDLSLLTADPELGMDVAELFNHLTGYAEADYTHMLVAPDTARSGLEALLEREAGNARAGLDAWARIKVNSLTDPAMIDALYAAASAGVRIDLIIRGVCCLRPGVPGLSETVRVRSLLGRYLEHARVYAFGNAGHPEIYFGSADLMSRNLDRRVEVIAPVLDDAHRGQFLDILNTEWHDQRGSWELCLDGEYEKLPGDDSAQLTFASARHPG from the coding sequence GTGTCCCGCGCCAAATCGCCCGCCAGCCTGACTGAACCCGCGCCCCCTAGGGCCAAGCGCCACCGCAAGAAGCCGGAGCCGCAAGGGCTGGGCGAGACGCGCACGCACAGCACAGTGGCCAACGTCGAGAGCCGCTACCTGAACCGCGAACTGTCGTGGCTGGCCTTTAACGAGCGCGTGCTGGCCGAGGCGCGTGACGTGCGCAACCCGCCGCTGGAACGCCTGAAATACGCGGCCATCTGCGGCAGCAACCTCGACGAGTTCTTCATGGTGCGCGTGGCGGGCATCCACCGCCAGATCGCGGCGGGGGTGAACACGCCGGGACTGGACGGCCTATCGCCGCGCGAGACGCTGGCGCTGGTGCGCGAACGCACCCAGAGCATGCTGCGCGAGATCGAGAAGACCACCCGCAAGGTGCTGAAACTGCTGATGGACGAGGGCGTCAAGCTGACGCGCGTGGCCGATCTGGGCAAGCGCGCCCGCGCCAGCCTGCGCGAACACTATCTGGCCGAGATTCAGCCGGTGCTGACACCGCTGGTGGTGGACCCCAGCCACCCGTTTCCGTACCTGAGCAACCTCAGCCTGAACCTGGCGATTCTGCTGCGCGGCGGCGGACATGACGACACCGATTTCGCGCGCGTTAAGGTGCCGGTGGGCGTGCTGCCCAGGGTGGTCGTGATCGGCGACGCCCTGCTGATGCTCGAAGACGTAATCGCCGCGCACATCGGCGAACTGTTCAAGGGGCGCGAGGTGCTGGCCGCCCACGTCTTCCGCGTGACCCGCAACACCGACTACGAGTTCGAGGAGGAGGAGGCCGAGGACCTGCTTGCCACCATCGAGGACGGGCTGCGCCGCCGCCGGTTCGGCTCGGCGGTGCGGCTGGAGGTGGTGCGCGAGACGCCGATCAAGCTGGTGACCTTCCTGCAGGAGAGATTGCGGCTGGCCCCCGAGGACATCTTCCTGCTGGAAGGCCCGCTGGGCAGTGCTGACCTGATGGGCCTGCCGGTGGAGCGGCCTGATCTGGCCTTTGCGGCCTACGCCCCTGCCGTGCCTGATCTGGACGGCGACGAGGAGGACGGGGTCTTCGACACGCTGCGTCAGGGGGACGTGTTGCTGCACCACCCCTACGACGGTTTTGCCAACATCCTGGACTTTATCGAGGAGGCCAGCCGTGACCCGCAGGTGCTGGCGATCAAGCAGACGCTGTACCGCACCGGGGATGACCCGCGCCTGCTGGCCGCGCTACGAAACGCCGCCGAGAACGGCAAGCAGGTGGTGGCGCTGATCGAACTCAAGGCCCGCTTCGACGAGCAGCGCAACATCAGCTGGGCCAGGAAGCTGGAACGCGCCGGGGCGCACGTGGTGTACGGCATGGCGGGCCTCAAGACCCACGCCAAGGTCACGCTGGTGGTGCGCCGCGAGGAGGGAGGGCTGCGCCGCTACGTGCATATCGGCACCGGCAACTACAACCCCAAGACGGCCCGGCTGTACACGGACCTGAGCCTGCTGACCGCCGATCCCGAACTGGGCATGGACGTGGCCGAGCTGTTCAACCACCTGACCGGCTACGCCGAGGCCGACTACACCCACATGCTGGTGGCTCCCGACACCGCCCGCAGTGGCCTGGAAGCCCTGCTGGAGCGCGAGGCCGGAAATGCCCGGGCGGGCCTTGATGCCTGGGCGCGCATCAAGGTCAATTCCCTGACCGACCCGGCGATGATCGACGCGCTGTACGCGGCGGCGTCCGCCGGGGTGCGCATTGACCTGATCATCCGGGGTGTGTGCTGCCTGCGGCCCGGCGTGCCCGGCCTGTCGGAAACGGTGCGCGTGCGCAGCCTGCTGGGACGCTACCTGGAACACGCCCGCGTCTATGCCTTCGGCAACGCCGGACACCCCGAGATCTATTTCGGCAGCGCCGACCTGATGAGCCGCAACCTCGACCGCCGGGTGGAAGTCATCGCCCCGGTGCTGGACGACGCCCACCGGGGGCAGTTTCTCGACATTCTCAACACCGAGTGGCACGATCAGCGCGGCTCCTGGGAACTGTGCCTGGACGGCGAGTACGAGAAGCTGCCGGGAGACGACAGCGCGCAGCTGACCTTCGCGTCGGCGCGGCATCCGGGGTAG
- the fabF gene encoding beta-ketoacyl-ACP synthase II — protein sequence MGVSGLRRVVITGLGPVTPIGWGAADYAEAQRAGRSGIGPITHFDASDTASKIAGEVKGSFDDFIDPREARKLDRYVQLALAAAELAARDSGLSAEELSGERVGTVVGSGIGGVKTFEDQAAVLHERGPGRISPMFIPMMIANMATGHVAMKFGATGPSSTVVTACATGTGSIGDAARYIQLDLADVMIAGGTEAAVTRIAVGGFSNMKALSTRNDSPETASRPFSATRDGFVLGEGAGILILEEYEKAKARGATIYAEIVGYGTSADAHHITMPAPEGRGAQVAMRMALNTAGVNPEQVGYVNAHGTSTHFNDLYETQGIKHVFGDHARKLAVSSTKSMTGHLLGAAGAIEAIAVAQALRDGILPPTINLTDPDPALDLDYITEGAREQQVDYVLSNSFAFGGQNAALLFKRV from the coding sequence ATGGGCGTTTCAGGACTGAGACGGGTGGTGATTACGGGGCTGGGGCCGGTGACGCCCATCGGCTGGGGAGCGGCGGACTACGCCGAGGCGCAGCGTGCAGGCCGCAGTGGCATCGGGCCGATCACGCATTTCGACGCCTCCGACACCGCCAGCAAGATCGCAGGTGAGGTCAAGGGCAGCTTCGACGACTTCATCGATCCGCGTGAGGCCCGCAAACTGGACCGTTACGTGCAACTGGCGCTGGCTGCCGCCGAACTCGCGGCGCGGGACAGCGGCCTGAGCGCCGAGGAGTTGAGCGGCGAACGCGTCGGCACGGTGGTGGGCAGCGGCATCGGCGGGGTCAAGACCTTTGAGGACCAGGCCGCCGTGCTGCACGAGCGCGGGCCGGGGCGCATCAGCCCGATGTTCATTCCCATGATGATCGCCAACATGGCCACCGGGCACGTTGCCATGAAATTCGGCGCGACGGGACCGAGCAGCACCGTGGTCACCGCCTGCGCCACCGGCACCGGTTCGATTGGCGACGCGGCGCGGTACATCCAGCTGGATCTGGCCGACGTGATGATCGCGGGCGGCACCGAGGCCGCCGTGACTCGCATCGCCGTGGGCGGCTTTTCCAACATGAAAGCGCTGTCCACCCGCAACGACTCGCCCGAAACCGCCAGCCGCCCCTTCAGCGCCACCCGCGACGGCTTCGTGCTGGGCGAGGGCGCGGGCATCTTGATTCTGGAAGAGTACGAGAAGGCCAAGGCGCGTGGAGCCACCATCTACGCCGAGATCGTCGGCTACGGCACCAGCGCCGACGCGCACCACATCACCATGCCGGCCCCGGAAGGGCGCGGCGCACAGGTGGCGATGCGCATGGCCCTGAACACCGCAGGGGTCAACCCCGAGCAGGTCGGCTACGTCAACGCGCACGGCACCAGCACGCACTTCAATGACCTGTACGAGACGCAGGGCATCAAGCACGTGTTCGGCGATCACGCCAGGAAGCTGGCCGTCAGCTCCACCAAGTCTATGACCGGCCATCTGCTGGGCGCGGCGGGGGCCATCGAGGCGATTGCCGTGGCGCAGGCGCTGAGGGACGGCATTCTGCCTCCCACCATCAACCTGACCGATCCCGATCCCGCGCTGGACCTGGATTACATCACCGAGGGCGCGCGCGAACAGCAGGTGGACTACGTGCTGAGCAATTCGTTCGCCTTCGGCGGCCAGAACGCGGCGCTGCTGTTCAAGCGCGTCTAG
- the acpP gene encoding acyl carrier protein, with amino-acid sequence MATFDDVKDVIVDKLGVDADKVNPEARFVEDLGADSLETVELIMGLEDKFGVTISDEDAENIRTVQAAIDYIEGKQ; translated from the coding sequence ATGGCGACTTTTGATGACGTGAAAGATGTGATTGTGGACAAGCTGGGTGTGGACGCGGACAAGGTGAACCCCGAGGCCCGCTTCGTGGAAGACCTGGGCGCAGACAGCCTGGAAACGGTGGAACTGATCATGGGCCTGGAAGACAAGTTCGGCGTGACCATCAGCGATGAGGACGCCGAGAACATCCGCACCGTGCAGGCCGCCATCGACTACATCGAGGGCAAGCAGTAA
- the fabG gene encoding 3-oxoacyl-[acyl-carrier-protein] reductase: MTPSTPETTRNVALVTGSSRGLGRAMALKLAAEGFDIAVHYGRNATEAEKVADEARAHGGRAEVFGADLTTPANAGKLVEDVIAQMGRLDVLVNNAGITRDGLAIRMKDEDWDAVIQTNLSSAFSACRAAIKHMMRARAGRIVNIASVVGLTGNPGQANYVASKAGLIGLTKALAKEYGGRGITVNAVAPGFIESDMTATLTEDVRKGYLADIPLARLGQPEEVAALVAFLASEGAAYITGQTIGVDGGLNPH, translated from the coding sequence ATGACCCCATCCACCCCCGAAACCACCCGCAACGTCGCCCTCGTGACCGGCAGCAGCCGGGGCCTGGGCCGCGCGATGGCCCTGAAGCTGGCGGCCGAAGGCTTTGACATCGCCGTGCATTACGGCCGCAACGCCACCGAGGCTGAGAAGGTGGCCGACGAGGCCCGCGCCCACGGCGGCCGTGCCGAGGTGTTCGGCGCAGACCTGACCACGCCCGCCAACGCCGGGAAGCTGGTCGAGGACGTGATTGCGCAGATGGGCCGCCTTGACGTGCTGGTCAACAACGCCGGCATCACCCGCGATGGCCTGGCCATCCGCATGAAGGACGAGGACTGGGACGCGGTGATCCAGACCAACCTCAGCAGCGCGTTCTCGGCGTGCCGGGCGGCCATCAAGCACATGATGCGCGCCCGCGCCGGGCGCATCGTCAACATTGCCAGCGTGGTGGGCCTGACGGGCAATCCGGGACAGGCCAACTACGTCGCGAGCAAGGCCGGGCTGATCGGGTTGACCAAGGCGCTGGCCAAGGAATACGGCGGGCGCGGCATCACCGTCAACGCCGTGGCCCCCGGATTCATCGAGTCCGATATGACCGCCACGCTGACCGAGGACGTGCGGAAGGGCTACCTGGCAGACATTCCCCTGGCCCGCCTGGGACAGCCGGAGGAAGTGGCCGCGCTGGTGGCGTTCCTGGCCTCCGAGGGGGCCGCGTACATCACCGGGCAAACCATCGGGGTGGACGGCGGACTGAACCCGCACTGA
- a CDS encoding DinB family protein has product MSPVLDPVSRDELLMALDGAAREIGHYFAGLDAAVFLDGTLDQWAPAHHLDHLIRSNGPVAGGLGVARARLQALPPQHRPRNYAEVRNSYHAVLATGARASGRWLPQPEGTQAALVERYRASLDALAQALEGWADPELDAWAMPHPALGVLSVREMLLFTLMHNWHHEGGVRARLGHAAQEAAHADEVVPHAAGGGQ; this is encoded by the coding sequence GTGAGTCCTGTGCTTGACCCGGTGTCTCGCGACGAGCTGCTGATGGCCCTGGACGGGGCCGCCAGGGAGATCGGGCATTATTTTGCAGGTCTGGACGCCGCCGTGTTCCTGGACGGCACCCTGGACCAGTGGGCTCCCGCACACCACCTCGACCATCTGATCCGCTCGAATGGGCCGGTGGCGGGCGGCCTGGGCGTGGCGCGCGCCCGGCTTCAGGCGCTGCCGCCGCAGCACCGCCCCCGAAACTATGCCGAGGTGCGGAACAGTTACCATGCCGTTCTCGCCACCGGGGCCAGAGCGTCCGGGCGCTGGCTGCCGCAGCCGGAGGGCACCCAGGCGGCGCTGGTGGAGCGGTACCGGGCCTCGCTGGACGCGCTGGCTCAGGCCCTGGAAGGCTGGGCCGACCCCGAACTGGACGCCTGGGCCATGCCCCATCCGGCACTGGGCGTGCTGAGCGTGCGCGAGATGCTGCTGTTCACGCTGATGCACAACTGGCACCACGAGGGTGGCGTGCGGGCGAGGCTGGGCCATGCCGCCCAGGAGGCCGCCCATGCAGACGAGGTTGTACCTCACGCCGCCGGGGGAGGACAATAA
- the fabD gene encoding ACP S-malonyltransferase yields the protein MSPRIAALFPGQGSHAVGMGADLTAAFPLAEAVYAEAEATLPGLRALIETGPIEALTLTANQQPALVAASVAAYRVWQDRTGLTPMVAAGHSLGEYSALVAAGVLPLRDALRLTRQRGTLMQQAVAPGEGAMSAIMGDPAVVAEVCGGLEGVQPANFNAPTQTVISGTAAAVAEASAELKSRGLKAIPLKVSAPFHCALMAPAALGLSPDLQAAAYGPFAFPVVANVTAGLNDDPQRVADLLERQITGAVRWVETIETLAGMGVDTFIEFGPGKVLSGLVGRIVPGARTLNVGTAADVQAFEL from the coding sequence TTGAGTCCCAGGATCGCCGCCCTGTTTCCCGGTCAGGGTTCGCACGCGGTGGGTATGGGGGCCGACCTGACCGCCGCCTTCCCGCTGGCCGAGGCCGTGTACGCCGAGGCCGAGGCCACCCTGCCGGGCCTGCGCGCCCTGATCGAAACCGGGCCGATTGAAGCCCTGACCCTGACCGCCAACCAGCAGCCCGCCCTGGTGGCCGCCAGCGTCGCGGCCTACCGGGTGTGGCAGGACAGGACGGGCCTGACGCCGATGGTGGCCGCCGGGCATTCGCTGGGCGAGTACAGCGCCCTGGTGGCCGCCGGCGTGCTGCCGCTGCGTGACGCCCTGCGCCTGACCCGCCAGCGCGGCACCCTGATGCAGCAGGCCGTGGCTCCCGGCGAGGGGGCAATGAGCGCCATCATGGGCGATCCGGCGGTGGTGGCCGAGGTCTGCGGCGGTCTGGAGGGCGTGCAGCCCGCCAATTTCAACGCGCCCACCCAGACGGTGATCAGCGGAACGGCAGCAGCGGTGGCCGAGGCCAGCGCCGAACTGAAATCGCGCGGCCTGAAGGCCATCCCCCTGAAGGTCAGCGCCCCGTTTCACTGCGCCCTGATGGCCCCCGCCGCCCTGGGCCTGTCGCCCGACTTGCAGGCGGCGGCCTACGGTCCCTTCGCCTTCCCGGTGGTGGCCAACGTGACGGCGGGGCTGAACGACGACCCCCAGCGCGTGGCGGATCTGCTGGAACGCCAGATCACCGGCGCGGTGCGCTGGGTGGAAACCATCGAGACCCTGGCAGGCATGGGCGTGGACACTTTTATCGAGTTCGGTCCCGGCAAGGTCCTGAGCGGACTGGTGGGGCGCATCGTGCCGGGGGCGAGAACCCTCAACGTGGGAACGGCGGCGGACGTCCAGGCGTTCGAGCTGTGA
- a CDS encoding beta-ketoacyl-ACP synthase III, whose product MSVFSNRPSIGITALGSYAPERVVPNAHFEAYMDTNAEWIESRTGIRERHFAAPDEYTSDVGVGAVRDMLSRDPDALKEVDAVICATVSPDALMPSTAALIAMQVGLTGAAAFDLSTACSGFVYALSVASGLIQSGVARRVLVVGAEALSKIVDQQDRGTAILFGDGAGAAVVGPVPEGLGFQEFIMGADGAGGPSLYLRCVAPTLPGGFEMGQSVGMNGREVFKFAVRVLGDSGQKVLQKSGLTSADVDWVIPHQANVRIIEAAVERFGIPMSKTVVNLDRYGNTSSATVPLALHEAVRDGRVQDSQQLLLIAFGGGLSWVAGTMKWWGGAPSLRADAASALAGVGA is encoded by the coding sequence ATGAGCGTCTTTTCCAACCGCCCCAGCATCGGCATCACCGCCCTGGGCAGCTACGCCCCCGAGCGGGTTGTGCCCAACGCCCATTTCGAGGCCTACATGGACACCAATGCCGAGTGGATCGAGTCGCGCACCGGCATCCGTGAGCGGCATTTCGCGGCGCCGGACGAGTACACCTCGGACGTGGGCGTGGGCGCGGTGCGCGACATGCTCTCGCGTGACCCGGACGCCCTGAAGGAGGTGGACGCAGTGATCTGCGCCACGGTCAGTCCCGACGCGCTGATGCCGTCCACCGCCGCGCTGATCGCCATGCAGGTGGGCCTGACGGGCGCGGCGGCCTTTGACCTGTCCACCGCCTGCAGCGGCTTCGTGTACGCGCTGAGCGTGGCCTCGGGCCTGATCCAGTCCGGCGTGGCGCGGCGCGTGCTGGTGGTGGGGGCCGAGGCGCTGAGCAAGATCGTGGACCAGCAGGACCGGGGCACGGCCATCCTGTTCGGCGACGGCGCGGGCGCGGCGGTGGTGGGTCCGGTGCCGGAGGGCCTGGGCTTTCAGGAGTTCATCATGGGGGCAGACGGCGCAGGGGGACCCAGCCTGTACCTGCGCTGTGTGGCCCCCACCCTGCCCGGCGGCTTCGAGATGGGCCAGAGCGTCGGCATGAACGGACGCGAGGTCTTCAAGTTCGCCGTGCGTGTGCTGGGCGACAGCGGCCAGAAGGTACTGCAAAAAAGTGGCCTGACCAGCGCCGACGTGGACTGGGTGATTCCCCATCAGGCCAACGTGCGGATCATCGAGGCCGCCGTGGAGCGTTTCGGCATTCCCATGAGCAAGACGGTGGTGAATCTGGACCGTTACGGCAACACCTCCAGCGCCACTGTGCCGCTCGCCCTGCACGAGGCGGTGCGGGACGGGCGCGTGCAGGACAGCCAGCAACTGCTGCTGATCGCCTTTGGCGGCGGCCTGAGCTGGGTGGCCGGCACAATGAAGTGGTGGGGCGGCGCGCCCAGCCTGCGGGCAGATGCGGCCTCCGCGCTGGCGGGGGTGGGCGCTTGA
- the tig gene encoding trigger factor, whose protein sequence is MAELISREGNKVEFRVSVPASEVNRAYDQVWSGLARDVRVPGFRPGKAPRKVIEGRVGKGYVEQEVRDRLLQTHYSQAARELQLSLVDANIDPQPVVNGQPFEFTVTGETYPEVKLGDWSGLSLSAESPAITDDVMDRTLGDLQERNATFEEANRPIEASDQVTVEEQGEDGGTYPIYLDVAEAHVREALLGKNKGDTVEITVPAHQHGDHEHPEHSVTVVIQDVKVKKTQDLDDDFAKSLNFDSLERLRTDLKAELERRAAQEGETARREEFVTHLTENMEAEIPAALLDRRRDAMLEEIKDDLGRQGVKWGEYESFMQEQGKLGEFMADLSKNAESRVKRDLALEKLAEDLKVQVSDAEFNQTMNALAQANGMNPQELSKQLGPDGINTYYASLMREKGLQQAMAQLSKPVQGEQQQEGQQDEAAPAQDEATSAEAEQPQTEQTEGENKSE, encoded by the coding sequence GTGGCAGAACTGATCAGCAGAGAGGGCAACAAGGTGGAGTTCAGGGTTTCCGTTCCCGCCTCCGAAGTGAACCGTGCATATGACCAGGTGTGGTCCGGACTCGCACGCGACGTGCGCGTTCCCGGCTTCCGCCCCGGCAAGGCCCCGCGCAAGGTGATCGAGGGCCGCGTGGGCAAGGGCTACGTGGAACAGGAAGTGCGCGACCGCTTGCTTCAGACCCACTACTCGCAGGCCGCCCGCGAACTGCAGCTGAGCCTGGTGGACGCCAACATCGACCCCCAGCCGGTGGTCAACGGCCAGCCGTTCGAGTTCACGGTCACCGGCGAAACCTATCCTGAAGTGAAGCTGGGCGACTGGAGCGGCCTGAGCCTCAGCGCCGAGTCCCCCGCCATCACCGACGACGTCATGGACCGCACCCTGGGTGACCTGCAGGAGCGCAACGCCACCTTTGAGGAGGCCAACCGGCCCATCGAGGCCAGCGATCAGGTGACCGTGGAGGAGCAGGGCGAGGACGGCGGCACCTACCCCATCTACCTGGACGTCGCCGAGGCCCATGTCCGTGAGGCGCTGCTGGGCAAGAACAAGGGCGACACCGTGGAAATCACCGTGCCTGCCCACCAGCACGGCGACCACGAGCACCCCGAGCACAGCGTCACGGTGGTCATCCAGGACGTGAAGGTCAAGAAGACCCAGGACCTGGACGACGACTTCGCCAAGAGCCTGAACTTCGACAGCCTGGAGCGGCTGCGCACCGACCTGAAGGCCGAGCTGGAGCGCCGCGCCGCGCAGGAGGGCGAGACCGCCCGCCGCGAGGAGTTCGTGACCCATCTGACCGAGAACATGGAAGCTGAGATTCCTGCCGCGCTGCTGGACCGCCGCCGCGACGCCATGCTCGAGGAGATCAAGGACGACCTCGGCCGCCAGGGCGTCAAGTGGGGCGAGTACGAGAGCTTCATGCAGGAGCAGGGCAAGCTCGGCGAGTTCATGGCCGACCTGTCCAAGAACGCCGAGAGCCGCGTCAAGCGTGACCTGGCGCTGGAAAAGCTGGCCGAGGACCTGAAGGTGCAGGTCAGCGACGCCGAGTTCAACCAGACCATGAATGCCCTGGCGCAGGCCAACGGCATGAACCCCCAGGAACTGAGCAAGCAGCTGGGGCCGGACGGCATCAACACCTACTACGCCAGCCTGATGCGCGAGAAGGGCCTCCAGCAGGCCATGGCCCAGCTGAGCAAGCCCGTGCAGGGCGAGCAGCAGCAGGAAGGCCAGCAGGACGAGGCCGCTCCAGCCCAGGATGAGGCGACCTCAGCCGAAGCCGAGCAGCCCCAGACCGAGCAGACCGAGGGCGAGAACAAGAGCGAGTAA
- a CDS encoding replication-associated recombination protein A — translation MTLFDPPAPLAERLRPRAVSEVVGQTHLLGPGKPLSRVLASGRLGSLILWGPPGVGKTTLARLLAGEVGAHFIALSAVSAGVKDVREATAEAERLRGRGQKTILFLDEIHRFNKAQQDALLPHVESGLLTLIGATTENPSFEVNPALRSRARTLVLEALSQEEVRGLLDRALADPRGLPGTGATDEALDLLARLADGDARRALSTLEVASSLASPITPEAVTEAFGRHLPQMDKNGEDFYNLISALHKSVRGSHVDGALYWLARMLEGGADGLYVARRIVRMAAEDIGLADPQALRLCIAARDTAEFLGSPEGDLALAQAVVYLALAPKSNSVYVAWKRALDAVRDGETLPVPLHLRNAPTALMRQQGYGRGYAYYFDDPGGSFAQTYLPDGVRLGLYQPTGEGWEARVEGRWRKLQHAHGEDEGAGPAAVIDTPAEDA, via the coding sequence ATGACCCTGTTTGACCCGCCCGCCCCGCTGGCCGAACGCCTGCGCCCACGCGCCGTGTCGGAGGTGGTGGGTCAGACGCACCTGCTGGGGCCGGGCAAGCCGCTGTCCAGGGTGCTGGCGTCGGGCCGGCTGGGGTCACTGATCCTGTGGGGACCGCCGGGCGTGGGCAAGACGACGCTGGCGCGGCTGCTGGCCGGCGAGGTGGGCGCACATTTCATCGCGCTGTCCGCCGTTTCTGCCGGGGTCAAGGACGTGCGCGAGGCCACCGCCGAGGCCGAACGCCTGCGGGGGCGGGGCCAGAAGACCATCCTGTTTCTGGACGAGATTCACCGCTTCAACAAGGCCCAGCAGGACGCGCTGCTGCCTCATGTGGAATCCGGGCTCCTGACCCTGATCGGGGCCACCACCGAGAACCCCAGTTTCGAGGTCAATCCGGCGCTCAGATCGCGGGCGCGGACGCTGGTGCTCGAAGCCCTGAGTCAGGAAGAGGTGCGCGGGCTGCTGGACCGGGCGCTTGCGGACCCGCGCGGCCTGCCAGGCACCGGGGCCACCGACGAGGCGCTGGACCTGCTGGCCCGGCTGGCCGACGGCGACGCCCGCCGCGCCCTGAGCACGCTGGAGGTGGCCAGCAGCCTTGCCAGCCCCATCACCCCCGAGGCCGTGACCGAGGCGTTTGGCCGCCACCTGCCGCAGATGGACAAGAACGGCGAGGATTTTTACAACCTGATCTCCGCACTGCACAAGTCGGTGCGCGGCAGCCACGTGGACGGCGCGCTGTACTGGCTGGCCCGCATGCTCGAAGGCGGCGCCGACGGGCTGTACGTGGCCCGCCGGATCGTGCGAATGGCCGCCGAGGACATCGGGCTGGCGGACCCGCAGGCGCTGCGGCTGTGCATTGCCGCCCGCGACACCGCCGAGTTCCTGGGCAGTCCGGAGGGCGATCTGGCGCTGGCGCAGGCGGTGGTGTACCTGGCGCTGGCCCCCAAGAGCAACAGCGTGTATGTGGCCTGGAAACGGGCGCTGGACGCGGTGCGCGACGGCGAGACGCTGCCGGTGCCCCTGCACCTGCGCAACGCCCCCACCGCGCTGATGCGCCAGCAGGGCTACGGCAGGGGCTACGCGTACTACTTCGACGATCCGGGCGGCTCGTTCGCGCAGACGTACCTGCCGGACGGCGTCCGGCTGGGGCTGTACCAGCCCACCGGTGAGGGCTGGGAAGCGCGGGTGGAGGGGCGCTGGCGCAAGCTGCAGCACGCGCACGGCGAGGATGAAGGCGCAGGGCCAGCGGCGGTCATTGACACCCCGGCTGAGGACGCCTAG